Genomic window (Anaerohalosphaeraceae bacterium):
GCTTCATCCCCTTCACTATGACAAAACCGCTTATCGCCAAGCTGCTGAGTGGCTTATCCAACACACTCCTGCTGATGCTCTTATTGTCTCAAAAGACAAACGCATTCCCTTTTACGCGGAACGACAGATATCTCCCTCTAAAAAGACCGCGGATTACATAGTTCGCATTTCACCCTTATCCGATCCGCCGATGCCGCAGTCCCGGTATATACTTCTGGAAAAATGGAAGTCACAAAAACAACTTCTTGAAATTCTTGCCATTCAAAAAAGAAACCCCGATTCCGATGTTCCTTAAACACCCCGTCCCCTGAGAATCACAGGAACCGTTTTAAGCATGAGATACAAATTCAGTAAAAATGACCGCCGCTGAATATACAGATAATCGTAACGGATTTTATGATGCGGTTTGAGGTCATAATCCCTTCGTATCTGGGCCAGTCCCGTCAGCCCCGGCCGGACAGCCAGACGAATCCCTCGAAGAACCGGATATTCCTCCAAGAAATGAGGGCGTTCCGGACGCGGTCCCACAAGACTCATTTGTCCCTGAAGCACATTCCACAACTGAGGCAGCTCATCCAGACGGCCTTGTCTCAAAAACCGGCCCAATGGCGTAACTCGTGCATCATTTCGTGTAGCCCAAACGGGGCCCGTCTCGGCTTCTGCATTGTTCACCATGGTTCGAAACTTATACAGAACAAAAGGAACGCCGTTTTTCCCCGCTCGGATCTGTTTGTAAAAAACCGGTCCCGGCGAAGTAGCCTTCACCAGCAATCCGATGAGAACCATCAGAGGAAAGAGCAGAAGCAGCAATGCCGAACTCCCGACAATATCCAGCAGCCGCATCAGGAATTCTTCCGTCTCTGACCGCCGTCCCAGAAAGGCAGAGAGCAGCTCAATATCCTGGGCCGGCAAGCCGCTGACAGACATCATCTCTGTGTACAGCTCAGGACTGAAAACCACATTGACGCGTGATTTCAGCAGAAGACAAACCAAAAGATTGAACTGCTTTTCATCTGAAATCCGCCTGCACAGAATAACCTCATCAACTTCGGGCTGGTGAATCAGCGCATCTACAGACTCGCAGTGAATCTTTCGGATTCGGCTGGTAGAGGGCAACAACACCTCGGATTTTTCATCGCCGATAATCAGCACGCTTTTTCGAATGCATCCGGCAGCCCGCAGGATTCCGCTGTTCAACACAAAAAGGATCACGCCCGCCAAAGGCACAAACAAAACAAATACACTCGTCGGAAAACTGGCCCATCGGCTTCGAAATACGTACAAAAAAGCTACAGACAGCAGCGTTCCAAGCAGAATCCCTTTAAACAAATAACGGAGAACCTCCATATAGGAACGGAAACGCGGCTGGAAAACACCTTCCACTGCCAGGGACAGCAGATACAAAAAGGTCAGCGGTGCATAGGCTGCACGATAAGAAGAAAAGTTAAACTCGGGAATCGAATTGCCGTATCGCAGCCAAAAAGCCAGCAGAATACACACGTGAATTCCCAAAATATTTACGACTGCCAGACCAATCTGAACAGGCCAATTTCGGCGCATAAGTACAGCAGCTTTCTGTCTAAAACCCCTCACGTTTTTCTTTTTTAAAACCGGATTTTACCTCCTTTCTGCTCCTTTTACAATCCCGAATGCGCCCCTCCGGAAGGCCGTTGAAAAAATTGGTTCAATTTCAGTGCCGCCTTCCTTAGAAAAAACAGAGGAGCCGGTTGGAGCGAATGAATCCGAAAGGATTGCAGAATTTCCCGATTGCCGCGCCAAATCCCCTTCAGCCGACCCGCTCTTCCCCTCGCTCGCATCTTGACCAGCACCTGCGGCAGATAAACACACCGAATCCGATGGATTTCAACGAACCGCAGAAGCAGTTCAAAATCCCCCGCTATCTGAAAATCCTCCCGATATCCCCCCAATTTCTCATAGACTTCCCTGCGGCAGAAAAAAGTCGGATGCGGGATCACCCAACCTTTTCGGAAGGCCCCCGGCTGCCATAAACCGGCCTTCCAATATCGACAGATACGGGAAGGGTGGGCATTATTCACATACACCAAATCCCCATACACGGCATCGGTCTTTTCCTTCTGAAAAAAGTCCGCAACTTTTAATAAAACATTTGGATCAATATAAACATCATCACTGTTCAGAAAGGCAATCACATCCCCATCGGCTCTCGCAAGACCTTTATTCATCGCCGAATAAATTCCCGTATCCGGCTCTGAAAACCACCGGACTCTACCTTGGCTTCGGCTCTGGACCACTTTCGCTGTTTGATCCACAGAACCGCCGTCAATAATCAAATGTTCCCGATCCGGCCAGACCTGACCGGCCACACTGTCCAGGGTATCCGCAATTGTTTTTTCACTGTTCAGACAGACTGTAACAATCGAAAACTTCATTCAGCGTCTCGCACATTGTGCACCAGTTCCCGAACATCCTCTAAAATCTGCTCAGCATTCTCTTTCCAGGTTCGTCTCGACAAAATGCCAAAACGTTCGGACATCGCCTTTTTGAGCTGTTCGGCGAGAATCGGTTCCTTCCGCAGCCGTTCAATCCCTTGATAGATAGAATCAACAGACAGTGGATCGCAATACAAAGCGCTGTCGCCGCAGATCTCCCGGGCAAAATCCATCCCGCTGGTAATAATCGGAAGACCATGATACATCGCCTCCAGATAAGTGGCTGAAAAAGATTCCAGAAGGGTTGGAAACAGAAGCGCCTGGCACTGCGCAAAATAGCCGCCGACCTCCGATTGACGAATCGGTCCCAGATTGACAATGTGGCTGCCAAGTCTCTCCCGTTCGATTCGCCGCAGCAACTGGGCCGCTCCTGGGTCCTGTTCCGGTGCAATAGTCAAAAACAGCACGGTATCCCTAAGCTGATTCCGATAGGTCTTATAGAGCGGAAGAAAAATCTCCAGATTTTTGTGTCCATAATATCTGCACAGACAAATCATCCGAAAACGCCCCTTCGTCCAAGGGGGGATTTGCAGCTGGCTTTCCGCGGTCTGACGAACAGACTCCCTCCCAAGAACATTCGGCAGCAAACGAATCTGGCCGGCAGGATGATATATACTTTGGAGCCGCTGAATCATCGTTTGGGTCTGGCAATAAATCACCGCCGCATTCCGAACGGTCCAGGCAAACTGCCTTTTCTGGAATGCATATCGAAACCGTTCCTTCCAGCTCATCGGCCCCCATTGGCTTTTGGGGTAAACAAAGTGAGCATCCGCCAGACGAACCAGCTGAATCCCACCCAAAGACGGATACCCAAGATGTCCCAGTGCAAAAACGGCATCCGGGCGAAATTCCCTCCCCAGCTGCCGGAGAACAAATCGATCAAAAAAATATCGTTTCAGATAATTGCCGTCTTGGGCAAACCAGTAAACACGGACGGAAGAATCCTTTGCAATCGATTCATAGCCGCAGTGTTTCGGCAAAACCGCCAGGATTTCCCAATCTTCCCCGTACCGCACCAATTCAGCCAGAAGATTTTGTCCGACCGACAGCCCCCCGCCTGGCGGTTGGCGTGTCCGACAATCATCAATCGGATTTTCGTTCTTGCTTTCATTGCTTCAGCAGGCGGCGATAAGCCTCTTCATACGAGCGCGTCATCTTTTCCAAAGAAAACAAAGATGCCTGTTTTTGTCCCTCATTTGCCAATCTCTTGCGCAGAGTTTCATCAGAATACAAAGTCCTTACAGCTTCTTTCAGAGAAGTCAGAGAATCCGGGGCAAACAGCCAAGCATGCTTTTTGTGCTCGAGATAATAGCGAATAACCGGGATGGCGGAAGCTGCCGCACAGCAGCCGGCCAGCATGGCCTCAAACAGTACATTCGGCATCCCTTCTGATACGCTCGGCAGAACAAACAAGTCAGCCTGTTCCAGACCGCCGTGCCAGTCGGGACGATACCCGGTAAAATGGACATCTTCTTCGAGTCGGGCCTTCTTCAACCGGTCCTTCCACTTCTGCTGCAATCCCATTTGGTCGGTTCCGCAGACAACCAGGGAAAGATTCAGTCCTTCCCCTCGTAATACGCAAAAGGCCTCCAGAAGCAATTCCGCACGCTTCTGGGGCACAATTCGACCCGTGTACCACAGCAGAAAAGTATTGTTCTTTTTAAAATTCGGAAAGGGGACGGAACTCTGCGTGCGACATAACCGAATCCCGTTGGGAATCGTGAATCCCTTTTTTCGCCGATAAAGAAATCGGAAAAACAGAGGCTCACTCAGTACAGGAAAGTTGGTAATGATCTGATGGGAAAGCCCATGCTGAATCAGGGCCAATCGATCGCGAAATTTGCCTTTCAGGCCCGGCATTCCGCGCAGGGAGCGCCGCTGGCCGCTTACAATCGGAATGTTCAGCCGCCGTCCGGCCAGAGCCGCCGGAATCGTAATCACTTCCGGCAGCCATACATGAAGCAAGTCCGGACGATAGTCCATTACGGCCTCATACACCCGTTTGCCAAAGGAAAAAAGTTCCCATTTCCGCCCGCGGTCCACTCTGAGACAGTCAACCGGTCTGTTAAAGAAAGGTACATCCGTATCCCCGGCCAGAAATAAAATTCCATGCGCAAACTGCTCGGTATCGGAACAGTCGATCAGATATTTCAGCTGACGCTGGGCTCCGCCCCCCTCGAGACGGTCAATCACATGAAGTATCCTGAATCGCCGTGCGATGCTCATTGCGGCCTCTCCCTGCCGAGACTGTTCATTAACCCAATCAAAAAGCCGGTCACGCCGGCATAGGTTCGTGAATCCAGCAGTGTGTTACTGAAAAACCCGAACCAGAGAATCACAAGAAA
Coding sequences:
- a CDS encoding glycosyltransferase, producing MAELVRYGEDWEILAVLPKHCGYESIAKDSSVRVYWFAQDGNYLKRYFFDRFVLRQLGREFRPDAVFALGHLGYPSLGGIQLVRLADAHFVYPKSQWGPMSWKERFRYAFQKRQFAWTVRNAAVIYCQTQTMIQRLQSIYHPAGQIRLLPNVLGRESVRQTAESQLQIPPWTKGRFRMICLCRYYGHKNLEIFLPLYKTYRNQLRDTVLFLTIAPEQDPGAAQLLRRIERERLGSHIVNLGPIRQSEVGGYFAQCQALLFPTLLESFSATYLEAMYHGLPIITSGMDFAREICGDSALYCDPLSVDSIYQGIERLRKEPILAEQLKKAMSERFGILSRRTWKENAEQILEDVRELVHNVRDAE
- a CDS encoding glycosyltransferase family 4 protein, which gives rise to MSIARRFRILHVIDRLEGGGAQRQLKYLIDCSDTEQFAHGILFLAGDTDVPFFNRPVDCLRVDRGRKWELFSFGKRVYEAVMDYRPDLLHVWLPEVITIPAALAGRRLNIPIVSGQRRSLRGMPGLKGKFRDRLALIQHGLSHQIITNFPVLSEPLFFRFLYRRKKGFTIPNGIRLCRTQSSVPFPNFKKNNTFLLWYTGRIVPQKRAELLLEAFCVLRGEGLNLSLVVCGTDQMGLQQKWKDRLKKARLEEDVHFTGYRPDWHGGLEQADLFVLPSVSEGMPNVLFEAMLAGCCAAASAIPVIRYYLEHKKHAWLFAPDSLTSLKEAVRTLYSDETLRKRLANEGQKQASLFSLEKMTRSYEEAYRRLLKQ
- a CDS encoding exopolysaccharide biosynthesis polyprenyl glycosylphosphotransferase produces the protein MRRNWPVQIGLAVVNILGIHVCILLAFWLRYGNSIPEFNFSSYRAAYAPLTFLYLLSLAVEGVFQPRFRSYMEVLRYLFKGILLGTLLSVAFLYVFRSRWASFPTSVFVLFVPLAGVILFVLNSGILRAAGCIRKSVLIIGDEKSEVLLPSTSRIRKIHCESVDALIHQPEVDEVILCRRISDEKQFNLLVCLLLKSRVNVVFSPELYTEMMSVSGLPAQDIELLSAFLGRRSETEEFLMRLLDIVGSSALLLLLFPLMVLIGLLVKATSPGPVFYKQIRAGKNGVPFVLYKFRTMVNNAEAETGPVWATRNDARVTPLGRFLRQGRLDELPQLWNVLQGQMSLVGPRPERPHFLEEYPVLRGIRLAVRPGLTGLAQIRRDYDLKPHHKIRYDYLYIQRRSFLLNLYLMLKTVPVILRGRGV
- a CDS encoding glycosyltransferase family 2 protein; this encodes MKFSIVTVCLNSEKTIADTLDSVAGQVWPDREHLIIDGGSVDQTAKVVQSRSQGRVRWFSEPDTGIYSAMNKGLARADGDVIAFLNSDDVYIDPNVLLKVADFFQKEKTDAVYGDLVYVNNAHPSRICRYWKAGLWQPGAFRKGWVIPHPTFFCRREVYEKLGGYREDFQIAGDFELLLRFVEIHRIRCVYLPQVLVKMRARGRAGRLKGIWRGNREILQSFRIHSLQPAPLFFLRKAALKLNQFFQRPSGGAHSGL